From the genome of Streptacidiphilus rugosus AM-16, one region includes:
- a CDS encoding tautomerase family protein, with translation MPCEDPGIGVERRDVVFIQLTLVRGRTEEKKQDLYRRIVKNLQADAGIRPQDVAVTLTERPRRLVVRRRRGPARRAVTGRADEGQSAATAAGSSSKPKSSA, from the coding sequence ATTCCCTGCGAAGATCCAGGGATCGGGGTGGAGCGCCGCGACGTGGTGTTCATCCAGCTCACCCTCGTCCGCGGTCGCACCGAGGAGAAGAAGCAGGACCTCTACCGCCGCATCGTGAAGAACCTCCAGGCCGACGCGGGGATCCGCCCGCAGGACGTGGCCGTGACGCTGACCGAACGACCGCGTCGACTGGTCGTTCGGCGACGGCGTGGCCCAGCTCGTCGCGCCGTGACCGGACGGGCGGACGAAGGTCAGAGCGCGGCAACCGCAGCCGGATCGAGCTCGAAGCCGAAGAGTTCGGCGTAG